In Oryza sativa Japonica Group chromosome 2, ASM3414082v1, the following are encoded in one genomic region:
- the LOC4331196 gene encoding uncharacterized protein: MDEYHHRMGAAADFRRDLEDLVCDHLGGCFSPTSSSSSCSAAGGGVAAGHQPDEEPESSAARRRRRESRLLSRWVARQAEEVLSSMEREVERRNREAELLALARLHPVSTLDPSSFLLSSPTAPPPRPQAPSPTAPPSLLQMWRELEHRRSDADQPFDREPSPDTADRERVRQIARRLTANTDVPTAAAAAATTGEWLGETERQRVRLVREWVQMASQPRDSRVASRRDDTAAGERERRGEPPRLRGRQARLDVITRMARERQRELQGISGYHIVSEFPHRSRNRIQGLLRGRFLRNVVLPVEEEERPPSVAARELGQLRQSHRVSTLRSESAVSSEDVSRFDSSVAESVGVLGSDEPQQGAEVRALTGTENTTQIMLEDVGLQEADAENAAIESPSVALDNMVEMHETQVDNRLQDEAGRDARFWQPSLDDSLDRWPNETAEDAERNWEDNAEELHSETMEDDAREHDHLQDEHDEWHDDESHGTENWQDDFQDSPLDMGPIPRTENRFIPPDDDNVYSMELRELLSRRSVSNLLSNGFGESLERLIRSYVQRRGRGPLNWNLDAAIPSVNSPNENQEQERNAETRQFQAPVNRPALVIPPPPLPPRQPLWHRELRHNNWSTRHREWDAINDLKADMGRLQQGMSSIQRMLEACMDMQLELQRSVRQEVSAALNRFAGPEGYPTDLSDDGSKWDQVRKGTCCVCCDAQIDSLLYRCGHMCTCSKCANELIRSGGKCPLCRAPIAEVVRAYSVM, encoded by the exons ATGGACGAGTACCACCACCgcatgggcgccgccgccgatttccGCCGGGACCTCGAGGACCTCGTCTGCGACCACCTCGGGGGATGCTTCTCCccgacgtcgtcctcgtcgtcgtgctCCGCGGCGGGGGGAGGGGTCGCCGCGGGGCACCAGCCCGACGAGGAGCCCGAGTCGTCtgccgcgcggaggcggaggcgggagtCGCGCCTCCTCAGCCGGTGGGTCGCGCGCCAGGCCGAGGAGGTGCTCTCCTCCATGGAGCGCGAGGTCGAGCGACGCAACCGGGAGGCCGAGCTCCTCGCGCTCGCACGCCTCCACCCCGTCTCCACCCTCgacccctcctccttcctcctctcctcgcccaccgcgccgccgccgcgcccccaggCACCCTCCCCGACCGcgcccccttccctcctccagATGTGGCGCGAGCTCGAGCACCGCCGATCCGACGCCGACCAGCCCTTCGACCGCGAGCCCTCCCCCGACACCGCCGACCGCGAGCGCGTGCGCCAGATCGCCCGCCGCCTCACCGCCAACACCGacgtccccaccgccgccgccgctgccgccaccaccggggAGTGGCTCGGCGAGACGGAGAGGCAGAGGGTCAGGCTCGTCAGGGAGTGGGTGCAGATGGCCAGCCAGCCTCGCGACTCCCGCGTCGCCTCGCGCAGGGACGACACAGCCGCtggcgagagggagaggcgaGGGGAGCCTCCTCGCCTCCGTGGCCGACAAGCGCGTCTCGATGTCATCACTCGGATGGCCCGAGAGCGCCAACGCGAGCTCCAGGGGATATCAGGGTATCACATTGTGTCCGAGTTCCCTCACCGCAGCCGCAACCGCATCCAG GGATTGCTTAGGGGGAGGTTCTTGAGGAACGTGGTTCTTCCAGTTGAGGAGGAGGAACGACCACCATCCGTGGCGGCGAGGGAGCTCGGGCAGTTGAGGCAGAGCCATCGTGTGTCCACTTTGAG ATCAGAGAGTGCTGTAAGTAGTGAAGATGTTAGCCGGTTTGATTCTTCTGTGGCTGAAAGTGTTGGAGTACTAGGTAGTGACGAACCTCAACAAGGGGCTGAGGTCAGGGCCCTCACTGGTACTGAGAATACGACCCAAATTATGCTTGAGGATGTGGGTTTACAGGAGGCAGATGCAGAAAATGCTGCCATAGAGTCACCAAGTGTAGCTTTGGATAACATGGTTGAGATGCATGAAACTCAAGTTGACAATAGGCTGCAAGATGAGGCAGGACGGGATGCAAGATTTTGGCAGCCATCTCTGGACGACTCACTTGATAGGTGGCCCAATGAAACTGCAGAGGATGCTGAAAGAAATTGGGAAGATAATGCAGAGGAACTACACAGTGAAACTATGGAGGATGATGCCAGGGAGCATGATCATCTTCAAGATGAGCATGATGAATGGCATGATGACGAGTCTCATGGTACTGAGAACTGGCAAGATGATTTCCAAGATTCTCCACTTGACATGGGCCCCATTCCTAGAACTGAAAATAGATTCATCCCGCCAGATGATGACAATGTGTACAGCATGGAACTGAGAGAATTGCTTAGCAG GCGAAGTGTATCCAATCTTCTTAGTAATGGTTTTGGTGAAAGTTTGGAGCGATTAATAAGGTCATATGTTCAAAGACGTGGTCGTGGACCCCTCAATTGGAATCTCGATGCAGCTATTCCATCTGTGAATTCACCAAACGAAAATCAGGAACAAGAGAGGAATGCTGAAACTCGGCAATTCCAAGCTCCTGTTAACAGACCTGCGCTTGTTATCCCTCCCCCACCTTTGCCACCCCGACAGCCACTATGGCACAGAGAATTGCGTCATAACAACTGGAGCACTAGACACAGG GAATGGGATGCTATTAATGATTTGAAAGCTGACATGGGTAGACTTCAACAAGGGATGAGCAGCATACAGAGGATGCTGGAGGCGTGCATGGACATGCAACTTGAACTCCAACGCTCAGTGAGACAAGAAGTGTCGGCGGCCTTGAATCGCTTTGCAGGACCTGAAG GGTATCCGACGGATCTATCTGACGATGGATCAAAATGGGATCAAGTGAGGAAGGGAACCTGCTGCGTATGCTGCGATGCGCAAATTGATTCTCTATTATACAG ATGCGGGCACATGTGTACTTGCTCAAAATGTGCAAACGAGCTAATTCGCAGTGGTGGCAAATGCCCACTATGCCGAGCGCCGATCGCGGAGGTGGTTCGGGCATATTCAGTAATGTAA
- the LOC4331197 gene encoding nicotinate N-methyltransferase 1-like, whose amino-acid sequence MGGGGDGELSPAEARLAMMELANMISVPMALTAVIRLGVPAKLWAGGANAPLAAADLLPAGHPDPSVLERLLRLLASRGVFSEHTGSSSPSPRRFSLTAVGRTLVPGGGGSPSGSGASYADYVLQHHQDALVRAWPLLHEAVLDPSGPEPFARANAGVPAYAYYGKDREANEVMLRAMTGVSEPFMEALLEGYGDGGFEGVSTLVDVGGSSGACLEMIMRRVRTIRDGVNFDLPDVVAAAPPIPGVRHVGGDMFKSIPSGDAIFMKWVLTTWTNEECTAILSNCHKALPGGGKVIACEPVVPDTTDGSTRTRALLENDIFVMATYRTQGRERSEEEFRHLGLAAGFASFRAIYLDPFYAVLEYTK is encoded by the exons atgggcggcggaggagacggcgaaCTGTCCCCGGCGGAGGCCAGGCTGGCGATGATGGAGCTCGCCAACATGATCTCCGTCCCCATGGCGCTCACCGCCGTCATCCGCCTCGGCGTCCCCGCCAAGCTCTGGGCGGGAGGCGCCAAcgccccgctcgccgccgccgacctcctccccgcgggccacccggacccctccgtcctcgagcgcctcctccgcctcctcgcctcccgcGGCGTCTTCTCCGAGCACACCGGatcatcctccccctccccgcgccgCTTCTCGCTCACCGCCGTCGGCCGCACCctcgtccccggcggcggcggtagcccctccggctccggcgcGTCCTACGCCGACTACGTTCTGCAGCACCACCAGGATGCGCTCGTCCGCGCCTGGCCCCTCCTCCACGAGGCCGTCCTCGACCCCTCCGGCCCCGAGCCCTTCGCCCGCGCCAACGCCGGCGTCCCCGCCTACGCCTACTACGGCAAGGACAG GGAGGCGAACGAGGTGATGCTCCGGGCGATGACGGGGGTGTCGGAGCCGTTCATGGAGGCGCTGCTGGAGggctacggcgacggcgggtTCGAGGGGGTGAGCACGCTGGTGGACGTGGGAGGCAGCTCCGGCGCGTGCCTGGAGATGATCATGCGGCGGGTCCGCACCATCCGGGACGGCGTCAACTTCGACCTGCCCgacgtcgtcgcggcggcgccgcccattCCCG GAGTGAGGCATGTTGGCGGGGACATGTTCAAGTCCATCCCCTCCGGTGATGCCATCTTCATGAAG TGGGTTCTGACGACATGGACGAACGAGGAGTGCACGGCGATCCTGAGCAACTGCCACAAGGCGCTGCCGGGCGGCGGGAAGGTGATCGCCTGCGAGCCGGTGGTGCCGGACACGACGGACGGCAGCACGAGGACGAGGGCGCTGCTGGAGAACGACATCTTCGTCATGGCCACCTACCGGACTCAGGGCAGGGAGCGATCCGAGGAGGAGTTCCGCCacctcggcctcgccgccggcttcgcCTCCTTCCGGGCCATCTACCTCGACCCTTTCTACGCTGTCCTCGAGTACACCAAGTAG